A window of Trichoderma atroviride chromosome 3, complete sequence contains these coding sequences:
- a CDS encoding uncharacterized protein (EggNog:ENOG41~TransMembrane:1 (o402-421i)): MADEETKGHSSHFLENKTIVIAGAGLAGSAFVVGLQKLWNPKLNPPTIIIFERDAPEIADQRETYTLSLTGFDNSGGLVALKNLGLLDHALEHAISGLDGAGAFKIWDSSWNEQVAFRRKPAAGIPSTSVRIARKDIRQVLHDAFDLGNQCSIHWDSKCISTTQLPDGRLRVRVVQGENAHEIEQECDLLIAADGANSKLRQSLRPGDTLCHGGAVLRGGVARFEEALPKLPGEDWGFVVSRTGVSAFFAPVDKHRIFWAVGRNEDQVCNLDRSSPTQLQAVIEQSLDLGSHIAEPFRSIVRRTDPETALLLNSRDKLPFAHDSISKVPAVFLGDSNHALSAFAGIGGNLALVDGWDLADQICKHSSLEDAVKVYDSLSVPRAMRDVKRSRRLVKGAHDTGLHYYLLLCMLFVGKFVRWALNKMGR; the protein is encoded by the coding sequence AtggcagatgaagaaaccAAAGGCCATTCAAGCCACTTCCTTGAAAACAAGACCATAGTGATTGCTGGGGCAGGTCTCGCTGGCTCTGCATTTGTTGTTGGCCTCCAAAAGCTCTGGAACCCAAAACTCAACCCGCCAACTATTATCATCTTTGAGCGCGATGCGCCCGAAATCGCTGATCAGAGGGAGACTTACACTTTGTCTCTGACAGGATTTGACAATTCAGGTGGCCTTGTTGCGTTGAAGAACCTCGGTTTACTTGATCATGCGCTGGAACACGCCATATCTGGGCTTGACGGAGCCGGTGCTTTCAAGATATGGGATTCAAGCTGGAACGAGCAAGTTGCTTTCCGTAGGAAACCAGCTGCAGGCATCCCGTCGACAAGCGTTCGAATTGCGCGAAAAGATATCCGTCAAGTTCTTCATGATGCATTCGATCTTGGCAATCAGTGTAGCATCCACTGGGATTCGAAATGCATATCCACTACCCAGCTCCCGGACGGTCGCCTAAGAGTGAGAGTTGTTCAAGGAGAAAATGCCCACGAGATCGAACAAGAGTGTGACCTCCTCATAGCCGCCGACGGAGCTAATAGTAAGCTGCGACAGAGCCTTCGTCCAGGCGACACGTTGTGTCATGGTGGTGCGGTTCTCCGAGGAGGAGTAGCCAGATTCGAAGAAGCTCTTCCAAAGCTACCAGGGGAGGATTGGGGGTTTGTTGTCTCTCGCACCGGCGtctcggccttcttcgctCCAGTCGACAAGCACAGAATCTTCTGGGCCGTGGGTCGGAATGAAGATCAGGTGTGCAATCTGGATCGCAGCTCGCCAACTCAGCTGCAAGCAGTCATAGAGCAGAGTCTCGATCTTGGATCACATATCGCTGAGCCCTTTCGAAGCATAGTCAGGCGAACCGATCCCGAGACAGCTTTGCTCTTGAATTCACGAGACAAGCTGCCGTTTGCTCATGACAGCATATCCAAAGTACCGGCTGTATTCCTCGGAGATAGCAATCATGCCCTCAGCGCATTTGCAGGCATTGGCGGCAACCTGGCATTAGTGGACGGATGGGATTTGGCAGACCAGATTTGCAAGCATAGCAGCCTGGAAGACGCCGTCAAGGTGTACGACAGCCTCAGCGTACCAAGAGCGATGCGGGATGTCAAGCGATCCAGACGACTAGTAAAAGGTGCTCACGACACTGGTTTGCACTATTACCTGCTTTTGTGCATGTTGTTTGTTGGCAAGTTTGTGAGATGGGCCTTGAATAAGATGGGCCGCTGA
- a CDS encoding uncharacterized protein (EggNog:ENOG41) encodes MDTSGDTKWTSTVTESEAQERIDLGVSPSDERWSVTYRMFEHLFADEDTPIGEILASKFTQHEIRLFMLSASKVLKAIQDDNTARFNALLQTRLQDAAPEIITKLTMLYFGLPIEPIDFSLTDMTYKMEIREPDSPQSVGDRPLQFLTAHKQRNWGGESLLKKEDQSHPLTTQLPQKLLSSLFADIFSYAPLQRGILKQESENTMLRLRGGELDEDNDWELPGDNSDWEEDDGDDSYVASSSGDGSEDVDAKEGKAKKAQSRQTSKVNDKVDSDTASDDEAGDNEAGGDEKGDAECNGDSARVLPDSERDNFITLYGYQGSVAFVPGSQPTYEEAIRRLLSLGPQDTTTFYILHFAKNGSFVHDISDTFPLNAGSASLKYISKQDLTLQPSFFIKLGDEDFPDHWEPSEAQLTCEVSRVIWNHHDGDALEPAPESTGPMSCCYLEFPTPDYFPTSRGKVNSWNFDQYSAYVRAAFEVVLGPPPGPFHHALFHMYHPSIGYSTSPEYGFPAIKNSDMNKVSSFLGEDTLELRCTRLDDKNDIAFFLPSYYNNDSRLGRISRSKDNIGEALEIIQQIMSCAFGEETQRLRHVRLLHGGDTFGPETNRNQKPYSIQLHDDGSENSKTNNASVLSDFFADGGAFALLYPEWEEDTTSLSIVEPNGHSEAESCVQIPPLSSTVEEFRNRVFELMQLTGYAQSHVMRVKNGKSFISIQPLPEYGSILGEENAPCLFIGSNTTDEEWFKIRARIATPKATVRIMYSGKWNWNWGAEGQKTCVWGPRYGRMAELQATKQQKKVSWAEEAEVIPDSVTPESLDSDHTMASLEDDEPVETTQLDWAQLQSRKTKAASESENRQKTYATQPSIFDRYGLVPWPANSGIQIPTNAPPLEPMLRTGPRMPLVSKAILTPTEQGELQRVTWDLRNLCLNRALRCPYDGCTFAYTLNDEDAMRKHLKSCHTARKCMWCDETLYEHWDTARINLHIREKHKDELMEALGVSQAAIRRFDKEGTISIPLRRVQKCLGRSALALASGHAVCETHISPEAPSDKIWGFCDRCGRNRTYYNNIERIYHYAHCLPGIFNGANCTFCTVCGKSVWPSAAEAHKSGKSNGQLSHCSHNADDTNGPHCSGCGFNMSRLPQNGRDQHQKRCRGFSALSGRFCLYCGEEFRNTETQVDWNRNKDHMIACYRGNPKAISMLEDPEEAAFKQQQNNLRFQINTAALAYEEEQGQNGKDGGLDRDEDEQPSQNEPVTGSQATKHDQEMADSSAENTSTVLEETVQETAASQDAPQLPIPGSDTYRHSQETLRTILRQSISDTPDDEQSLRPSTEAPDNTLQRKSLSISPTRQPSPAQPAEENEKEPEFETGAESPLFVSSSSSEAGSDNGSVFGEDNDKDAHDSADGESEDELLSDPSKSKRRKPRGRTRTREGDRNYQAERDDDDDSEIDEEELLSDPSKSKRRKPRGRKRTREDDRNYQAESDDDDDDDSEIDEDGRRSRLPQRLPSPDWSKILPNDPDFVPSEDFITTLADAVASAVESAQLKDSPTAAAGSQQTSCQSPFPLSAKGSCGDTPCMRAQFTPLNATNANGTYWRSDPNNESNSAWWNIPWPAFRGPAPLPNGWEAPDVLDVPAAGRARQQFQLKPVSDPTYRQGGDVQYSDEEDVDDVESDKDDNGKRKRKRKTTMAKKVRKITANVEPANVEPANVEKATGPRPVKKKMPDPTYRQDDVQYSDDENMDDIESDKDTNGKRKRKRKVTTAPDPTYRQGNNVQYSDDDVEGVESDKDTNGKRKRKAKATTAKKRQKTALNVDTAAVPRPVKKRMPKKAKSQAALLNKDEPQGQEGGVVTRRSTRKRQKTTKE; translated from the exons ATGGATACAAGTGGCGACACTAAATGGACTTCGACTGTCACCGAGAGCGAGGCCCAGGAGCGGATCGATCTCGGCGTTTCACCTAGTGACGAGAGGTGGAGTGTCACGTATCGGATGTTTGAACATCTCTTTGCAGATGAAGATACGCCGATTGGTGAAATTTTAGCCTCTAAGTTCACACAACATGAGATCCGTCTATTCATGCTATCTGCGTCCAAAGTCTTGAAGGCTATACAAGACGATAACACAGCTCGATTCAACGCACTGCTACAGACAAGACTTCAAGATGCTGCACCTGAAATCATCACAAAATTGACGATGTTGTATTTTGGACTTCCCATTGAGCCAATCGACTTCTCATTGACCGACATGACCTATAAAATGGAGATTCGAGAGCCAGATTCTCCGCAAAGTGTCGGTGATCGGCCTCTACAGTTCTTAACAGCACACAAGCAACGTAATTGGGGAGGCGAGAGTCTTCTAA AGAAAGAAGATCAGTCACATCCTCTAACCACCCAGCTACCGCAAAAACTGCTATCGAGTCTCTTCGCCGACATTTTCAGCTATGCACCGCTTCAGAGAGGCATACTTAAGCAAGAGAGCGAAAATACAATGTTGCGCCTTAGAGGAGGTGAATTAGACGAGGATAACGATTGGGAACTTCCTGGCGATAACAGCGActgggaagaagatgatggtgacGACAGCTACGTCGCAAGCAGCAGTGGAGATGGCAGTGAAGATGTTGAcgcaaaagaaggcaaagcgAAGAAGGCACAAAGCCGTCAAACAAGCAAAGTAAATGACAAAGTTGACAGCGATACGGcaagcgacgatgaagcaggCGACAATGAAGCAGGAGGCGATGAAAAAGGTGACGCTGAATGTAATGGAGATTCTGCACGTGTACTTCCAGACTCTGAGCGGGACAACTTCATAACTCTTTATGGCTACCAGGGATCTGTGGCTTTTGTCCCAGGAAGTCAACCGACATATGAGGAAGCCATTAGGAGATTGCTATCCCTCGGACCTCAGGATACAACAACATTTTACATTCTGCATTTTGCCAAGAATGGCAGCTTCGTCCACGATATTTCCGACACTTTTCCTTTGAACGCCGGCAGCGCATCTCTGAAATACATCTCTAAACAGGATCTCACATTACAACCTTCATTCTTCATCAAGttgggagatgaagattttCCTGACCACTGGGAGCCTAGCGAGGCACAATTGACCTGCGAAGTCTCCAGAGTCATATGGAATCATCATGATGGTGATGCTCTAGAGCCAGCTCCAGAGTCAACTGGTCCCATGTCATGTTGTTACCTGGAGTTTCCGACGCCTGACTATTTCCCTACATCTCGAGGAAAAGTGAACAGTTGGAATTTCGATCAATACAGCGCTTATGTCAGAGCAGCCTTTGAAGTTGTATTGGGCCCTCCTCCGGGCCCATTTCATCACGCTCTTTTCCACATGTACCACCCGAGTATTGGCTACAGCACCTCTCCAGAATATGGGTTTCCAGCAATCAAGAATTCGGACATGAATAAAGTGTCTAGCTTCCTCGGCGAAGATACGTTGGAACTGAGATGCACGAGACTTGATGACAAAAACGATATTGCCTTTTTTCTGCCGAGCTATTACAACAACGACAGTCGCCTAGGACGCATCTCGCGCAGCAAAGACAACATCGGCGAGGCACTTGAAATCATCCAGCAGATAATGTCGTGCGCTTTTGGTGAAGAAACGCAGCGTCTGCGACATGTCCGCTTGCTGCACGGCGGCGATACATTCGGACCAGAGACCAACAGGAACCAGAAGCCTTATTCTATTCAGCTGCATGATGACGGCTCTGAGAATTCCAAGACTAACAATGCTTCTGTCTTATCCGATTTCTTTGCTGATGGAGGTGCTTTTGCCCTTCTATATCCAGAGTGGGAGGAAGACACCACTTCTCTCTCTATTGTAGAGCCTAATGGACACAGTGAAGCCGAATCCTGCGTTCAGATACCTCCGTTATCTTCCACGGTGGAAGAATTTAGGAACCGAGTGTTTGAGCTCATGCAACTCACAGGATATGCGCAAAGCCACGTCATGCGTGTGAAGAATGGTAAATCCTTTATAAGCATTCAGCCTTTACCAGAGTATGGGTCTATACTTGGCGAGGAAAATGCTCCGTGTTTGTTCATCGGATCCAACACCACAGACGAAGAGTGGTTCAAAATTCGCGCCAGAATTGCTACCCCTAAAGCAACCGTCAGAATCATGTATTCTGGGAAGTGGAACTGGAATTGGGGAGCTGAGGGCCAAAAGACTTGCGTCTGGGGCCCGCGATATGGACGCATGGCAGAGCTTCAAGCTacgaagcagcaaaagaagGTCAGCTGGGCTGAGGAGGCGGAAGTAATCCCAGACAGCGTTACTCCCGAATCGCTTGATTCAGATCATACAATGGCATCATTAGAAGACGATGAGCCTGTGGAAACTACCCAGTTAGACTGGGCTCAACTTCAGTCTCGCAAGACAAAAGCAGCAAGCGAAAGTGAAAATCGGCAAAAGACATACGCAACACAGCCCAGCATCTTCGATCGTTACGGATTGGTCCCTTGGCCGGCCAACTCAGGTATTCAAATTCCAACAAACGCACCACCCTTGGAACCCATGCTCCGTACAGGACCTCGAATGCCTCTGGTGAGCAAAGCCATATTGACACCCACAGAGCAAGGAGAGCTCCAACGGGTCACTTGGGACTTACGAAACCTCTGCTTAAATCGGGCATTGAGATGTCCGTATGATGGCTGCACTTTCGCCTACACACTGAATGACGAAGATGCCATGAGGAAGCATCTAAAGTCATGCCATACAGCACGGAAGTGTATGTGGTGTGACGAAACGCTATACGAACACTGGGACACGGCAAGAATTAATCTTCATATCAGAGAGAAGCATAAAGATGAGCTCATGGAAGCACTCGGAGTCAGCCAAGCAGCAATCCGGCGATTTGACAAGGAAGGAACCATCTCCATACCGCTCAGAAGGGTCCAAAAGTGCCTTGGGCGTTcagccttggctttggcgtctGGACATGCAGTTTGCGAGACACACATTTCCCCAGAAGCTCCAAGTGACAAAATTTGGGGATTCTGTGATCGTTGTGGCCGTAACAGAACCTACTACAACAACATTGAACGAATATACCACTACGCTCACTGTTTGCCGGGCATTTTCAATGGCGCAAACTGCACATTCTGTACCGTCTGCGGCAAATCCGTCTGGCCAAGCGCAGCAGAAGCCCACAAGAGCGGCAAATCCAACGGACAGTTATCCCATTGCTCGCATAATGCGGATGACACAAACGGCCCTCACTGTTCTGGCTGCGGATTTAACATGTCTCGTTTGCCACAGAATGGACGCGACCAACATCAGAAAAGATGCAGGGGCTTTAGTGCCTTGTCTGGTCGATTTTGTCTCTATTGTGGTGAAGAGTTCAGAAATACAGAGACTCAGGTGGATTGGAATCGGAACAAAGATCATATGATTGCCTGCTACAGAGGGAACCCGAAGGCGATAAGCATGCTCGAAGATCCAGAAGAGGCAGCTTTCAAGCAGCAACAGAATAATCTTCGATTCCAGATAAACACAGCCGCTCTTGCctatgaagaagagcaaggacaAAATGGAAAAGACGGAGGCCTAGATCGTGATGAGGATGAACAGCCAAGCCAAAATGAACCAGTAACAGGGTCCCAGGCGACAAAACATGATCAAGAGATGGCGGATTCTTCAGCTGAAAACACTAGCACCGTACTGGAAGAAACAGTTCAAGAGACAGCAGCTAGTCAAGATGCTCCTCAGCTTCCGATTCCTGGCTCAGACACTTATCGTCATAGCCAAGAAACTCTCAGAACCATTCTCCGCCAAAGTATTTCTGACACTCCAGATGACGAACAATCTCTTAGACCTTCTACGGAAGCCCCTGATAACACACTGCAACGAAAGTCTTTGAGTATTAGTCCAACTCGGCAGCCAAGCCCGGCTCAGCCAGCggaagaaaacgaaaaggaGCCTGAATTTGAAACTGGCGCTGAATCTCCTCTCTTTGTAAGTTCCAGCTCTTCAGAAGCCGGTTCAGACAACGGATCGGTTTTTGGCGAGGACAATGACAAAGACGCACATGACTCTGCCGACGGAGAGTCTGAAGACGAGCTTTTGTCCGATCCCTCAAAATCGAAACGCCGAAAGCCAAGAGGAAGGACACGCACAAGAGAGGGCGACCGCAACTACCAGGCTGAgagagatgacgatgatgacagcgagattgacgaagaggagCTTTTATCAGACCCTTCAAAGTCAAAACGCCGAAAGCCGAGAGGGAGAAAGCGCACAAGAGAGGACGATCGCAACTATCAGGCTGagagcgacgacgacgatgacgacgatagCGAGATTGACGAAGATGGCCGACGTTCCAGGCTTCCTCAACGCTTACCATCACCTGATTGGAGTAAGATACTTCCCAATGACCCGGATTTTGTGCCGTCGGAAGA CTTCATCACGACCCTGGCCGATGCTGTGGCATCCGCCGTGGAATCGGCTCAATTGAAAGACTCCCCAACCGCAGCGGCTGGATCCCAGCAAACCTCATGCCAAAGCCCCTTTCCACTCTCCGCAAAAGGTTCCTGCGGCGATACCCCGTGTATGCGCGCACAATTTACCCCCCTCAACGCCACAAACGCCAACGGCACCTACTGGCGGTCAGATCCAAACAATGAAAGCAACAGTGCCTGGTGGAACATCCCCTGGCCGGCATTCAGAGGGCCGGCTCCTTTACCGAACGGCTGGGAAGCACCCGATGTACTCGATGttcctgctgctgggagAGCTCGCCAGCAGTTTCAACTGAAACCGGTGTCGGATCCGACATATCGCCAGGGGGGTGATGTCCAATACtcggatgaggaggatgtgGATGACGTGGAATCGGACAAGGATGACAAtggcaagagaaagagaaagcgTAAAACGACTATGGCGAAGAAAGTGCGGAAAATCACTGCTAATGTCGAGCCTGCCAATGTTGAGCCTGCCAATGTTGAGAAAGCAACAGGGCCTCGAccagtgaagaagaagatgccggATCCGACATATCGGCAAGATGACGTCCAGTACTCAGATGACGAGAATATGGACGATATAGAGTCGGACAAGGACACTAAcgggaagagaaagagaaagcgTAAAGTTACTACTGCGCCAGATCCGACATATCGCCAGGGGAACAATGTCCAGTActcagatgatgatgtcgagggAGTAGAGTCGGACAAGGACACTAatgggaagagaaagagaaaggctAAAGCTACTACTGcgaagaaaaggcagaaaaCTGCTCTCAATGTTGACACAGCAGCTGTGCCTCGGccagtgaagaagaggatgccgAAGAAAGCGAAGTCGCAAGCAGCTTTATTGAACAAAGACGAGCCGCAAGGTCAAGAGGGGGGAGTTGTCACTCGACGATCGACGAGGAAGCGGCAAAAGACTACTAAGGAGTAG
- a CDS encoding uncharacterized protein (BUSCO:EOG092D0BYP) has protein sequence MPGDKAASAARTPAKATRPAAAASATKQKSIMSFFQKSSPVSSSPATREQVSSDILYSSPLKETKANSLPKTKFFAELSTPVPSSDALEPTSSQENMESTVKRSKVKFAEAPESSVAPSSPIRKGKRAVNYAESSDEDDEPFAYGAASQTRRRGRVTRNVVNDEDDYGGSDTAEQEDEDDIDDFVVSDDSDGEASRPKKRKRPSKPQSARKRTNVSSPIQEDTEDYLAALGDIDMEDEDMPTESTAKQWSYDPESTEKQPVVRPIDRVSTKDPKVKEKAYMKEPGERYPWLATIRDKDKRLPDDPDYDPRTLFIPPGAWNKFSPFEKQYWEIKQNLWDTIVFFKKGKFYELYEKDATIGHQEFDFKMTDRVNMRMVGVPEGSLDHWVNQFIAKQYKVARVEQMETNLGKEMREREDKSGKKADKVISRKLGCVLTAGTLVDGSMLQDDMAAYCVSIKESIVDDLPAFGIAFTDTATGRFFLSGFVDDVDRTKFETLIAQIGPRELLLEKSGLATKTLRILKNNTSPTTIWTNLKPGTEFWDADTSRKELSCAKYFVKGEDEEEVWPEALQELRDDDLVMSAVGGLTSYLRFLKLEGPLLSQGSFEIYKPIQKNSTLVLDGQTLTNLELFSNTVNGNTDGTLFGLLNKCITPFGKRLFRQWVAHPLCNIDRINERLDAVELLNDDPSVREQFASQLVKMPDLERLISRIHAGACKPEDFVRVLEGFEQIEYTMTLAAAFKGGNGLIDRLISSMPNLEEPLAYWSTAFNRQRVKEEKLMIPESGIDEDFDASAARIQEIKDQLNDLLIEKKGELKCKTLKYTDVGKEIYQIEAPKAAKIPSSWRQMSATKDVKRWYFPQLTALVRELQEAEETHSQLIREIASRFCRKFDADYETWLKSIQIVAQLDCLVSLAKASSSLGEPSCRPQFVEEERSVMDFEELRHPCMINTVDDFIPNNIKLGGDQAKINLLTGANAAGKSTVLRMTCIAVIMAQVGCFVPAKSARLTPVDRIMSRLGANDNIFAAQSTFFVELSETKKILSEATPRSLVILDELGRGTSSYDGVAVAQAVLHHVATHIGCIGFFATHYHSLATEFENHPEIRARRMQIHVDDEERRITFLYKLEDGVAEGSFGMHCAAMCGISDRVIKRAEVAAKEWEHTSRLKDSLDKAKTGCYIPLGILSDIGSLLGNKGDVGVEGVDVLLKAIESL, from the exons ATGCCAGGTGACAAGGCAGCGAGCGCTGCTCGCACGCCAGCAAAGGCCACCCGGCCAGCTGCCGCAGCCTCTGCGACCAAGCAGAAATCGATAATGTCGTTCTTCCAGAAGTCTTCGCCCGTTTCGAGCTCGCCCGCAACTCGCGAACAGGTCTCGTCCGACATCCTATACTCCTCCCCTCTGAAAGAGACCAAAGCCAACTcgctgccaaagacaaagTTCTTTGCCGAGCTCTCCACTCCGGTGCCTTCTAGCGATGCCCTGGAGCCCACCAGCTCGCAAGAGAATATGGAATCGACCGTCAAGCGGTCCAAAGTCAAGTTTGCCGAAGCGCCGGAGAGCTCAGTAGCCCCCAGCAGCCCAATTCGAAAG GGGAAAAGGGCTGTCAATTATGCCGAGTCctcagatgaagatgatgagcctTTTGCCTATGGAGCGGCTTCACAAACTCGGAGGCGTGGTAGAGTCACACGCAACGTTGTcaatgacgaagacgactacGGTGGAAGCGATACCGCCGAGCAAGAGGATGAAG ATGACATTGACGACTTTGTTGTATCCGACGATTCAGACGGAGAGGCCTCTCGgccgaagaaaaggaagcgTCCGTCAAAACCTCAATCAGCACGCAAGCGCACAAACGTCTCGTCTCCTATCCAGGAGGACACAGAAGACTATCTCGCAGCTCTTGGCGATATAGAcatggaggatgaagatatGCCTACCGAGTCTACGGCCAAGCAATGGTCTTATGATCCAGAATCTACTGAAAAGCAGCCTGTCGTAAGGCCAATTGACCGTGTCAGCACAAAAGACCCCAAGGTGAAGGAGAAAGCATATATGAAGGAGCCCGGCGAGCGGTATCCCTGGCTGGCGACCATCAGAGACAAAGATAAGCGCTTGCCTGATGACCCTGACTATGATCCGCGAACTCTCTTCATCCCTCCAGGTGCGTGGAATAAGTTTTCACCATTTGAGAAACAGTACTGGGAGATCAAGCAAAATCTCTGGGACACCATCGTCTTTTTCAAAAAGGGCAAGTTCTATGAACTCTATGAAAAAGATGCAACCATTGGTCACCAAGAATTCGACTTCAAGATGACCGATAGAGTCAACATGCGCATGGTTGGCGTCCCAGAGGGTTCTTTGGACCACTGGGTCAACCAATTCATTGCCAAACAATACAAAGTTGCTCGTGTTGAGCAGATGGAGACCAATCTTGGCAAAGAGATGCGAGAACGGGAAGACAAGAGTGGTAAAAAAGCGGATAAGGTCATCTCTCGAAAGCTAGGATGTGTTTTAACTGCCGGTACCTTGGTTGATGGCAGCATGCTCCAGGACGACATGGCTGCGTATTGTGTCTCTATCAAAGAATCTATTGTGGATGATTTGCCAGCGTTTGGTATTGCCTTTACGGATACTGCAACTGGTCGATTCTTCCTCTCTGGGTTTGTCGATGATGTCGATCGGACCAAATTCGAGACTCTCATTGCTCAAATTGGCCCCCGAGAACTTTTGCTGGAAAAGTCTGGACTAGCAACAAAAACTCTTCGCATCCTCAAAAACAACACCTCCCCTACCACTATTTGGACGAATCTAAAACCCGGAACAGAGTTTTGGGATGCGGACACTTCTCGAAAAGAATTGTCCTGCGCCAAATACTTTGtcaaaggagaagatgaggaagaagtaTGGCCGGAAGCGCTCCAGGAACTCAGAGATGATGATCTTGTCATGTCTGCTGTTGGCGGTCTGACTTCGTATCTCCGATTCCTCAAACTAGAAGGTCCCTTGTTATCACAAGGAAGTTTCGAAATCTACAAGCCTATCCAGAAAAACAGCACTCTTGTTTTGGATGGCCAGACATTGACAAACCTTGAACTGTTTTCCAACACTGTTAATGGCAATACCGATGGCACGCTGTTTGGTCTGCTCAATAAGTGCATAACTCCGTTTGGCAAGCGTCTATTCCGCCAGTGGGTTGCCCATCCACTGTGTAATATCGATCGTATCAACGAGCGCTTAGATGCTGTTGAGCTGCTGAATGATGATCCTTCCGTCCGCGAGCAGTTTGCTTCGCAGCTGGTCAAGATGCCTGACCTTGAGCGTCTGATTTCACGCATCCATGCTGGTGCTTGCAAGCCAGAAGATTTTGTTCGTGTTCTTGAAGGTTTCGAGCAAATTGAGTATACGATgactcttgctgctgccttcaAAGGTGGAAATGGCTTGATCGACAGGCTCATTTCATCCATGCCCAACTTGGAAGAACCGCTGGCGTACTGGAGCACGGCATTTAACCGACAGAGGGttaaagaagagaagctgatgatCCCAGAGAGCGGTATCGATGAAGATTTTGACGCTAGCGCGGCTCGAATCCAGGAGATCAAAGACCAGCTAAACGATCTATTaatagagaagaagggggagCTCAAGTGCAAAACGCTCAAATATACAGATGTTGGAAAGGAAATCTACCAGATAGAAGCCCCGAAAGCTGCCAAGATTCCTTCCAGCTGGCGTCAAATGTCTGCAACAAAGGACGTCAAGCGATGGTATTTTCCTCAACTCACTGCGTTGGTTcgagagctgcaagaagCCGAGGAAACCCACTCCCAGCTGATTCGAGAAATTGCGTCACGCTTCTGCCGGAAATTCGATGCTGACTACGAGACTTGGCTCAAGTCAATTCAAATTGTCGCCCAGCTTGACTGTCTTGTGAGTCTTGCCAAGGCATCGTCTTCACTCGGAGAGCCAAGCTGCAGACCTCAGTTCGTCGAGGAAGAGCGTAGCGTGATGGACTTTGAGGAACTGAGACATCCTTGCATGATTAACACCGTGGACGACTTTATTCCGAATAACATCAAGCTCGGCGGTGACCAGGCCAAGATTAACCTTCTTACTGGTGCCAACGCGGCTGGTAAGTCTACGGTTCTCAGAATG ACTTGCATTGCCGTTATCATGGCTCAAGTTGGCTGTTTTGTCCCGGCCAAGTCGGCTCGTCTCACTCCTGTTGATCGAATCATGTCTCGCCTGGGAGCCAACGACAATATTTTTGCCGCGCAATCCACCTTCTTCGTGGAGCTCTCTGAAACCAAAAAGATTCTCTCCGAGGCCACGCCCCGCTCCCTCGTGATTCTTGATGAGCTTGGCCGAGGAACGAGCTCATACGATGGTGTAGCTGTCGCGCAAGCTGTGCTGCATCATGTGGCGACTCATATCGGCTGTATCGGTTTCTTCGCAACACACTACCACTCTCTTGCTACTGAATTTGAGAATCACCCAGAGATTCGTGCTCGTCGCATGCAAATTCAtgttgatgacgaagagCGTAGAATCACGTTCTTGTATAAGCTCGAAGACGGGGTTGCAGAGGGTAGTTTCGGTATGCATTGTGCCGCCATGTGTGGCATCTCAGACCGCGTCATTAAGAGAGCTGAAGTGGCAGCCAAGGAATGGGAACATACCAGCCGACTAAAAGACAgcttggacaaggccaagacaggATGCTACATTCCCTTGGGCATTCTCAGCGATATCGGTTCCTTGCTAGGGAACAAGGGCGACGTTGGGGTGGAGGGAGTAGACGTTTTGCTCAAAGCCATTGAAAGCTTGTAA